In Kwoniella pini CBS 10737 chromosome 4, complete sequence, one DNA window encodes the following:
- a CDS encoding ribosome biogenesis protein ERB1 codes for MAPKNATASSSRVATNLKTINGKAGPSTILKNKNKKRAVQEVSEDEDDDFASVGSGIDMSDDEEVEEGEENEDEEAFPEFDSEIEDEVDQADEGDSESEELDDEEESGSESGYNSSDIEAMYDEEEDNENEDEEYSPLTSPSSSHKELSTDEKLSKLIAKNSIKPDESLGTDAKISKAKEGVGKLVPSKFVEGGYKREYEDYEAGYGSESSTEDNPNTVGNIPMEWYDDLPHIGYDVNGRKIFRPAQGDELDKFLSNTEDPAAWTSAEDRLLQQSVQLSDKELDIIRRLERAENPDADYDPYQPTIEWFTGEGNERVMPLSAAPEPKRRFVPSKWEHKKIMKIVKAIREGRIIPNKPSATKPTVYQIWSDSDQANLEHAMYMPAPQLPPPKTIESYNPPEEYLLNEEEQKEWEEAEKEDRKIDFLPSKYDSLRLVPGYKNLVQEKFERCLDLYLAPRTRKVKLNIDPESLIPKLPSPKELKPFPLATSVLYRHPENSRVRSVDTSPDGTFVATGSEDGIVRVWDLGNGREIWKWNLQSGAIQHIAWSPYKDESLLIALVAGKIAVLSPLALVAPSIAANTLNHVNTAFASSAATTKMGSGKEIKGTELIKWVRPNEKERERGVLVFIEVPGTPKQISWHRKGDYFATVASDASNKSVLIHQLSKHATQSPFKKLPGQVQKVLFHPLKPHFFVATQRYIRQYDLSSQTLIKTLQSGVKWISSLDLHNKGDNLIIGSYDKKLAWFDLDLSNKPYKTLRYHTKALRSVVYHPSLPLFASASDDGTIHIFHCTIYQDLMQNPLIVPLKILRGHKVTDGIGVLDLSWVNGKPWLVSSGSDGEVRLWCS; via the exons ATGGCGCCTAAGAATGCTACAGCGAGTAGCTCGAGGGTAGCTACCAATTTAAAAACGATAAATGGTAAAGCTGGTCCCTCTacgatattgaaaaataaaaacaagaaaagaGCGGTTCAAGAAGtatctgaagatgaagatgatgatttcgcTTCAGTAGGTAGTGGTATAGACAtgagtgatgatgaagaagtagaagaaggagaggaaaatgaagatgaagaagcgTTTCCAGAATTTGAtagtgaaattgaagatgaagttgatcaagcagatgaaggtgattcggaatctgaagaattagatgacGAAGAGGAAAGTGGAAGTGAATCAGgatataattcatcagaTATAGAAGCTATGTATGACGAAGAGGAggataatgaaaatgaagatgaagaatattCACCATtaacttcaccttcttcttctcataaAGAACTTAGTACAgatgaaaaattatcaaaattaatagctaaaaattcaataaaacCTGATGAATCATTAGGAACTGATgctaaaatatcaaaagcaaaagaaggtgtaggTAAACTTGTACCTTCaaaatttgttgaaggagGATATAAAAGAGAATATGAAGATTATGAAGCTGGATATGGAAGTGAAAGTTCAACAGAAGATAATCCTAATACTGTTGGAAATATACCTATGGAATGgtatgatgatttacctcATATAGGTTATGATGTTAATGGAAGAAAAATCTTCAGACCTGCACAAggtgatgaattagataaattcTTAAGTAACACTGAAGATCCAGCTGCATGGACTTCAGCGGAAGATAGATTATTACAACAATCCGTTCAATTAAGTGACaaagaattagatatcATACGAAGATTAGAAAGAGCTGAGAATCCAGACGCTGATTACGACCCGTATCAACCAACGATTGAATGGTTCACTGGcgaaggaaatgaaagagTTATGCCTCTTAGTGCGGCTCCTGAACCTAAGAGACGTTTCGTACCTTCCAAATGGGAACacaagaag ataatgaaaatcGTCAAAGCCATTAGAGAGGGTCGAATCATTCCTAATAAACCATCGGCGACCAAACCAACAGTTTATCAAATATGGTCAGATTCTGATCAAGCTAATTTGGAACATGCAATGTACATGCCTGCTCCTCAACTTCCCCCACCTAAAACTATCGAATCATATAATCCACCTGAAGAatatttattaaatgaagaagaacaaaaagaatgggaagaagcagaaaaagaagatagaaaaattgatttcttACCTTCAAAATATGATTCATTAAGATTAGTACCAGGATATAAAAATTTAGTTCaagaaaaatttgaaagatgtttAGATCTATATTTAGCACCTCGTACAAGAAAAGTTAAATTAAACATTGATCCTGAAAGTTTAATACCAAAATTACCTTCAccaaaagaattaaaacCTTTCCCATTAGCTACAAGTGTTTTATATAGACATCCTGAAAATTCAAGAGTACGTTCAGTTGATACTTCACCTGATGGAACTTTTGTTGCAACTGGATCTGAAGATGGAATTGTAAGAGTATGGGATTTAGGAAATGGTAGagaaatttggaaatggaatttaCAATCTGGTGCAATTCAACATATTGCTTGGTCACCTtataaagatgaaagttTATTAATTGCACTTGTTGCTGGAAAAATTGCTGttctttcacctttagCTCTTGTTGCTCCTTCTATAGCTGCTAATACTTTAAATCATGTTAATACTGCATTTGCATCAAGTGCTGCAACTACTAAAATGGGAtctggaaaagaaattaaaggaactgaattaattaaatgGGTTAGaccaaatgaaaaagaaagagaaagaggtgTATTAGTTTTCATTGAAGTTCCAGGTACACCTAAACAAATTTCTTGGCATAGAAAAGGTGATTATTTCGCTACTGTAGCAAGTGATG CTTCAAATAAGTCGGTattgattcatcaattatcaaaacaTGCTACTCAATCaccttttaaaaaattacCAGGACAAGTTCAAAAAGTTCTATTTCATCCTTTAAAACCACATTTCTTTGTTGCAACTCAACGTTATATAAGACAATATGATTTAAGTTCACAAACTTTAATTAAAACTTTACAATCTGGTGTAAAATGGATTAGTTCTTTAGATTTACATAATAAAggtgataatttaattattgGATCTTATGATAAAAAATTAGCTTGGtttgatttagatttatcaaataaaccTTATAAAACTTTGAG ATATCATACAAAAGCTTTAAGATCAGTAGTTTATCATCCTAGTTTACCACTTTTCGCATCTGCTTCAGATGATGGTACAATACATATTTTCCACTGTacaatttatcaagattTAATGCAAAATCCTTTAATTGTACCTTTAAAAATTCTTAGAGGTCATAAAGTAACTGATGGAATTGGAGTATTAGATTTAAGTTGGGTAAATGGAAAACCTTGGTTAGTAAGTAGTGGTTCAGATGGTGAAGTTAGATTATGGTGTTCttaa